The Elgaria multicarinata webbii isolate HBS135686 ecotype San Diego chromosome 1, rElgMul1.1.pri, whole genome shotgun sequence genome has a window encoding:
- the RAB5IF gene encoding GEL complex subunit OPTI, translated as MSGGRRKEEPTSHPHSQQHLVANGGGGVLRGSLWSKALRSDAAWEDKDEFLDVIYWFRQIIAVILGVIWGIVPLKGFVGIAIFCLINAGVLYLYFSSFQQIDEEEYGGTWELTKEGFMTSFALFLVVWIIFYTAIHYD; from the exons ATGAGCGGCGGCCGGCGGAAGGAGGAGCCGACGTCGCACCCGCACTCGCAGCAGCACCTGGTGGCCAACGGCGGGGGCGGAGTGTTGCGGGGCTCGCTCTGGAGCAAAGCATTGCGGAGTGACGCCGCCTGGGAAGACAAG GATGAATTTCTAGATGTCATTTACTGGTTCCGGCAGATCATTGCTGTTATCTTGGGAGTGATCTGGGGCATTGTTCCACTGAAGGGATTTGTGGGCATAGCAAT ATTCTGCCTCATAAATGCCGGAGTCTTGTACCTCTATTTTAGTAGCTTTCAGCAAATAGATGAAGAGGAGTATGGTGGAACATGGGAACTAACAAAGGAAGGGTTCATGACATCTTTTGCATTGTTTCTG GTTGTCTGGATAATCTTCTACACTGCCATCCATTATGATTGA